A single genomic interval of Nitrospirae bacterium CG2_30_53_67 harbors:
- a CDS encoding DNA-binding protein: MTTAISVRLTKSLAEQLDNIAKETERPRSFIIQKALESYIEDYADLQVALDRLHDKTDPIITGKELRKSLGL, encoded by the coding sequence ATGACTACAGCAATATCCGTCAGACTAACGAAGTCCCTTGCAGAGCAACTCGACAACATCGCCAAGGAAACAGAGCGGCCGCGTTCCTTTATTATCCAGAAAGCATTAGAGTCCTACATCGAAGATTACGCGGATCTCCAGGTGGCCCTCGACCGTCTTCATGATAAAACCGATCCTATCATCACGGGCAAGGAAC